One segment of Synchiropus splendidus isolate RoL2022-P1 chromosome 4, RoL_Sspl_1.0, whole genome shotgun sequence DNA contains the following:
- the LOC128756933 gene encoding sodium- and chloride-dependent GABA transporter 2-like, with amino-acid sequence MKGDSSKTSLPKASPQGLDILPAPQEKMEERGQWSNKIEFILSVAGSIIGLGNMWRFPYLCYKNGGGAFLIPYLIFLFTCGVPVFFLETALGQYTSEGGITCWRKISPLFEGLGYGTQVIVTLLNFYYIVVLAWGIFYLSFSFSWDLAWSSCNNTWNTENCVEFQRGNSSVNQTINLNATSPVIEFWERRALRISTGIDHIGSLNWDLVLCLLIAWVMCYFCIWKGVKSTGKVVYFTATFPYVMLIVLLIRGLTLPGAGIGIQFYLYPDLGRLADPQVWMDAGTQIFFSYAICLGSLTALGSYNRYNNNCYRDCLSLCFLNSGTSFVAGFAIFSILGFMSYEQNVPISEVAESGPGLAFIAYPRAVSMMPFSPLWATLFFVMIVFLGLDSQFVCVESLVTAIVDMYPSVFRRKNRRELFLLAVVFVSFLMGLIMLTEGGMYVFQLFDYYAASGMCLLFMAIFETVCIAWVYGVERFYDNIEDMIGYRPGPYIKYCWLFFTPATCIATFAFSLIKYTPLKYNNEYVYPWWGYAIGWLLALSSMVCIPLWMIYKLSTTQGTFRERLQLLTRPSDSLPKTKREQERLLAIFAPEEDPATINKNGYVPVPERDSNL; translated from the exons ATGAAAG GTGACAGCAGCAAAACAAGCCTGCCTAAGGCTTCACCCCAAGGGTTGGACATACTCCCAGCCCcgcaggagaagatggaggagcgTGGTCAGTGGAGCAACAAGATTGAGTTCATCCTGTCGGTGGCGGGGTCCATCATTGGCCTGGGGAACATGTGGAGATTCCCGTACCTCTGCTACAAGAACGGGGGAG GTGCATTCCTCATCCCGTATCTCATCTTCCTGTTCACCTGTGGTGTTCCGGTCTTCTTCCTGGAGACAGCCCTGGGTCAGTACACCAGTGAAGGAGGGATAACTTGCTGGAGAAAGATCAGCCCCTTGTTTGAAG GTCTTGGCTACGGAACACAGGTGATTGTGACTCTGCTGAACTTCTACTACATTGTCGTTCTGGCATGGGGCATTTTCTACTTGTCCTTCTCCTTCTCGTGGGATCTGGCCTGGTCCTCTTGTAACAATACCTGGAACACAG AGAACTGTGTGGAGTTCCAGAGGGGGAACAGCTCAGTAAACCAAACAATCAACCTAAATGCCACTTCTCCTGTCATTGAGTTCTGGGA GAGACGAGCATTGAGGATCTCTACTGGCATAGACCACATAGGATCCCTGAACTGGGACCTGGTACTGTGTCTTCTCATCGCCTGGGTCATGTGCTATTTCTGCATCTGGAAAGGGGTCAAATCCACAGGAAAG GTGGTCTACTTCACAGCTACTTtcccttatgtgatgctgattGTCCTGCTGATCCGAGGACTCACCCTGCCTGGTGCTGGAATAGGGATCCAGTTTTACCTTTACCCAGACTTGGGACGATTAGCAGACCCTCAG GTTTGGATGGATGCAGGCACGCAGATCTTCTTTTCCTACGCAATATGTTTGGGCTCTTTGACGGCGCTGGGAAGTTATAACAGATACAACAACAACTGCTACAG GGACTGTCTGTCACTCTGCTTTCTGAACAGTGGCACCAGCTTTGTGGCAGGATTCGCAATCTTCTCCATTCTGGGTTTCATGTCTTACGAGCAAAACGTTCCAATCTCTGAAGTGGCAGAATCTG GGCCTGGACTGGCCTTCATAGCGTACCCCCGTGCTGTGTCCATGATGCCTTTCTCCCCACTGTGGGCCACGCTTTTCTTCGTCATGATCGTGTTTCTGGGTCTGGACAGCCAG TTTGTATGCGTGGAGAGTCTGGTGACAGCAATCGTCGACATGTACCCTTCTGTGTTCCGCCGCAAGAACCGCCGTGAGCTATTCCTCCTAGCAGTGGTCTTTGTCTCCTTTCTGATGGGTCTCATCATGCTGACAGAG GGTGGAATGTACGTATTCCAGCTCTTCGACTACTACGCAGCCAGTGGCATGTGTCTCCTGTTCATGGCCATTTTTGAAACTGTCTGCATCGCCTGGGTTTATG GTGTTGAGCGCTTTTATGACAACATTGAGGACATGATCGGCTACCGACCGGGTCCCTATATCAAGTATTGTTGGTTGTTCTTCACCCCGGCCACATGCATT GCAACCTTCGCCTTCTCACTCATCAAGTACACACCGCTCAAGTACAACAATGAGTATGTGTATCCGTGGTGGGGCTATGCCATCGGCTGGCTGCTGGCTCTCTCGTCCATGGTCTGCATTCCGTTATGGATGATCTACAAGCTCAGCACCACACAGGGAACTTTCAGAGAG CGCCTCCAGCTGCTCACCCGTCCATCTGATAGTTTACCCAAAACCAAACGAGAGCAGGAGCGACTACTGGCCATCTTCGCTCCCGAGGAAGATCCTGCCACCATTAATAAAAATGGCTACGTCCCTGTCCCGGAGAGAGACTCCAACTTATGA